Proteins encoded in a region of the Haloglomus salinum genome:
- a CDS encoding aldo/keto reductase, with protein sequence MPPATFDIGGDLTVNRLGFGAMRLCGPDIIGAPDDEANARQILRDAVEQGVDLIDTADSYGPGTSERLIGEALALDGPVPDGRDRVDAEDVVVATKAGLLRNAGGDWLRHGKPDYIRNQVLASRDRLRVDTIDLYQYHAPDEDTPFEDAVTTFGELQDDGLVRHVGLSNVSADQLETARDHVDVATVQNHYNVVTRDTDRVGGDGRRVLDACEEYDIGFIPYFPVGAGDLDTIADTIDPIAEAHGATRYQVALSWLLHRSDVTLPIPGTSDRDHLAENVAAADIELTDAEVADLTDAA encoded by the coding sequence ATGCCACCAGCGACCTTCGACATCGGCGGCGACCTGACGGTCAACCGGCTCGGGTTCGGCGCGATGCGGCTCTGTGGTCCGGACATCATCGGGGCGCCCGACGACGAGGCGAACGCCCGGCAGATCCTCCGGGACGCCGTCGAGCAGGGTGTCGACCTCATCGACACCGCCGACTCGTACGGCCCCGGCACCAGCGAGCGGCTCATCGGCGAGGCGCTCGCGCTCGACGGCCCCGTTCCCGACGGCCGCGACCGCGTCGACGCCGAGGACGTGGTGGTCGCCACGAAGGCCGGCCTCCTCCGGAACGCCGGCGGCGACTGGCTCCGCCACGGGAAGCCCGACTACATCCGCAATCAGGTCCTCGCCTCGCGCGACCGCCTCCGCGTCGATACCATCGACCTGTACCAGTACCACGCGCCCGACGAGGACACGCCGTTCGAGGACGCCGTCACGACATTCGGCGAGCTGCAGGACGACGGGCTCGTCCGCCACGTCGGCCTCTCGAACGTGAGCGCCGACCAGCTGGAGACCGCCCGCGACCACGTCGATGTCGCGACCGTCCAGAACCACTACAACGTCGTCACTCGCGACACCGACCGGGTCGGCGGTGACGGACGACGCGTCCTCGACGCCTGCGAGGAGTACGACATCGGGTTCATCCCGTACTTCCCGGTCGGGGCGGGCGATCTGGACACCATCGCCGACACCATCGACCCCATCGCCGAGGCCCACGGCGCGACCCGGTACCAGGTCGCGCTGTCGTGGCTGCTCCACCGCTCGGACGTGACCCTCCCCATCCCGGGGACGAGCGACCGCGACCACCTGGCCGAGAACGTCGCGGCCGCCGACATCGAACTCACGGACGCAGAGGTGGCCGACCTGACCGACGCGGCCTGA
- a CDS encoding lactate racemase domain-containing protein, with the protein MYELPLGDGTVRFDLPDCEVDVAEPPGSEEVDVSGAAHEAVENPHGPRLSQLVDADDLVCIVVTDVTRATPDDLLLDALFDELGRAGIPPAQVRVLVGLGLHRPMTDAELREGLGEYADRAVNHDPEDCVQVGEVDGTPVEVHASVAHADRVVSTGMVEPHQYAGFSGGAKTVAIGAGSESFIRYTHGPEMLGREGVRLGRIEDNPFRDAVDRAGDEVGLDFCLNVTHGPSGILGAAAGQPRQVVRDLAGTAREALSAEVDDCYDAVVAGVGAPKDANLYQTTRAFTYVTLGATNPLAGDGGRGRVVIPAALPEGAGEGTGEERFYDRLSGADSAGGLYDELADGYDPGAQRAFVVARALRDHDLYVTDSSAPAVVEDCLMHARDTVPAAIEPGSRVLVVPDALETLLV; encoded by the coding sequence ATGTACGAACTCCCGCTCGGCGACGGCACCGTACGGTTCGACCTCCCCGACTGCGAGGTGGACGTAGCCGAGCCCCCAGGTTCGGAGGAGGTCGATGTCTCCGGGGCCGCCCACGAGGCCGTCGAGAACCCGCACGGCCCGCGCCTCTCGCAGCTCGTCGACGCCGACGACCTCGTCTGTATCGTCGTCACGGACGTGACCCGCGCGACGCCCGACGACCTGCTGCTGGATGCGCTGTTCGACGAACTCGGGCGGGCGGGCATCCCGCCGGCGCAGGTCCGCGTGCTGGTCGGCCTGGGCCTCCATCGGCCGATGACCGACGCGGAACTCCGCGAGGGCCTCGGCGAGTACGCCGACCGCGCCGTCAACCACGACCCCGAGGACTGCGTACAGGTCGGCGAGGTGGATGGCACACCGGTCGAGGTCCACGCCTCGGTCGCACACGCCGACCGCGTGGTCTCGACGGGGATGGTCGAGCCGCATCAGTACGCCGGGTTCTCGGGCGGCGCGAAGACCGTCGCCATCGGCGCCGGCAGCGAGTCGTTCATCCGGTACACCCACGGCCCGGAGATGCTGGGGCGCGAGGGGGTCCGGCTCGGGCGCATCGAGGATAACCCCTTCCGGGACGCCGTCGACCGTGCCGGCGACGAGGTCGGCCTCGACTTCTGCCTCAACGTCACCCACGGCCCGTCGGGCATCCTGGGGGCGGCCGCTGGACAGCCACGTCAGGTCGTTCGGGACCTCGCCGGAACCGCCCGCGAGGCGCTCTCCGCCGAGGTGGACGACTGCTACGACGCCGTCGTCGCGGGCGTCGGCGCGCCGAAGGACGCGAACCTCTACCAGACGACGCGCGCGTTCACCTACGTCACGCTGGGCGCGACGAACCCGCTCGCGGGTGATGGCGGCCGTGGACGCGTCGTGATTCCGGCGGCCCTCCCCGAGGGTGCCGGCGAAGGGACGGGGGAAGAGCGCTTCTACGACCGGCTCTCCGGGGCAGACTCGGCCGGGGGGCTGTACGACGAGCTGGCCGACGGCTACGACCCCGGTGCGCAGCGCGCCTTCGTCGTCGCGCGAGCGCTCCGCGACCACGACCTGTACGTGACCGACTCGTCCGCGCCGGCGGTCGTCGAGGACTGCCTGATGCACGCCAGGGATACCGTTCCGGCGGCCATCGAACCGGGGAGTCGGGTGCTCGTCGTGCCCGACGCGCTCGAGACACTCCTGGTGTAG
- a CDS encoding helix-turn-helix transcriptional regulator, producing MDAREGIAFLTGSDGRVAVLRRLGEMSCRPCELREQTDASRTAIHRALTGFEERGWVRKDDDHYALTAAGRHVHERYEDLAAAVTVGDRFSEFLTAFPRADELPFPVDGEVCVATPTEPQAPESFFYDRLPDDADDLRGFTPVLTQRMVEAFEPTVEAGTEVELVYDESYARHVLDSYPAVMEVALERDSVTIHVVPECIEGGLALVDDEVFLKAYGTRGDLRACLHSTDPSLREWAADWFMRTKSGGQPLARFAADTPGCSGGRNS from the coding sequence ATGGATGCTCGCGAGGGAATCGCGTTCCTTACCGGGTCAGATGGGCGGGTCGCCGTCCTCAGGCGTCTCGGTGAGATGTCGTGCCGACCGTGCGAACTCCGCGAGCAGACCGACGCCTCCCGCACCGCGATTCACCGCGCCCTGACCGGTTTCGAAGAGCGTGGCTGGGTCCGCAAGGACGACGACCACTACGCACTGACTGCGGCGGGCCGACACGTACACGAACGGTACGAGGACCTCGCCGCGGCGGTCACGGTCGGCGACCGGTTCAGCGAGTTCCTCACGGCGTTCCCGCGGGCCGACGAGTTGCCGTTCCCCGTCGACGGCGAGGTGTGCGTGGCGACACCGACCGAGCCACAGGCGCCGGAATCGTTCTTCTACGACCGGCTTCCCGACGACGCTGACGACCTCCGTGGCTTCACGCCGGTACTCACCCAGCGGATGGTGGAGGCCTTCGAGCCGACCGTGGAGGCCGGCACCGAGGTCGAACTCGTCTACGACGAGTCGTACGCCCGGCACGTCCTGGACTCGTACCCGGCGGTGATGGAAGTGGCCCTGGAACGCGACAGCGTGACGATTCACGTCGTGCCGGAGTGTATCGAGGGCGGCCTGGCCCTTGTCGACGACGAGGTGTTCCTGAAAGCGTACGGGACGCGTGGCGACCTGCGGGCCTGCCTCCACTCGACCGACCCGTCGCTCCGTGAATGGGCGGCCGACTGGTTCATGCGGACGAAATCGGGAGGGCAGCCACTGGCGCGGTTCGCCGCGGACACGCCGGGTTGTTCCGGGGGGCGGAACAGTTAA
- a CDS encoding ATP-dependent helicase produces the protein MGSHGDDLSGEGRELLGACHDDLPFDPTTVDIDDADVLARLEPEVREWWAETFGEYVPGNGGFFTPPQKEAIPLVDEGENTLVCAPTGSGKTMASFAAIYNDLFGRAKTDDLDNSVYCLYLSPLKSLANDIHRNLAEPIDAITDKLDANGHADVDLRHAIRHGDTSDSDRQKMLETTPHILNTTPETLAILLNSPKFKRKLETVEYVIVDEIHSLADNKRGTHMAVSLERLEAMAEESPTRIGCSATVEPLSKMAEFLVGCETPGDPDADGGTDEDGTAGEDEGAGRAPEFRDYELVDARFVRDFDIELHCPTDDLIDTHPSVVNDRFYDQLHEWIQGATNTLVFTNTRSGAERVLHNLRENYDGYDESNSGCHHGSLSKDERERVEGLLKSGDVDVVTTSTSLELGIDMPHIDLVVQVGSPKSVASLLQRVGRAGHQLGETVTGRVVALDRDELVECAVMLKKAEEGFVDRVFVPEDAQDVAAQQVYGMAINGPRPEAEVREILTSAYPYRNLSDAAFEQLFRYLTADYEGLEAKNVYAKVWRDTNDAPGGEHHYEAYAPGTPLVGKRGRMARVIYMTNIGTIPDSFTCDVFVRGGDEWVGQLDESYLDTLESGDVFVLGGSNYEYAYRRGSKVYVDPTGARPTVPSWFSERLPLSYDLGREILGFQRDLLERLADGGPAAVRNWLREFPLDEHSVRAVTRMFDEQVRYAGIESVATDDRLVVEEELDHDEYERHYYVHSNYGRRFNDGFSRLLAYRCAQAANANVQVAVADNGFTLSMPLNRKVDVTGVLESIAPEEARADLRAALDGTDLLKRYFRINATRSLMILKRYKGYEKSAAQQQVSSEMLLSFAQNLEDFAVIEETYREILEDKLNLAGIEDVLGDIQHGAVDVVHHTVETPTPRAFGLATLMASDVVLAEDESAVLQEFHRRVLDAIDESETEGDGAVVESDD, from the coding sequence ATGGGGAGCCACGGCGACGACCTGTCGGGCGAGGGTCGCGAGCTGCTGGGCGCGTGTCACGACGACCTCCCGTTCGACCCGACGACCGTCGACATCGACGACGCCGACGTGCTGGCCCGGCTGGAGCCGGAGGTCCGGGAGTGGTGGGCCGAGACCTTCGGCGAGTACGTCCCGGGCAACGGCGGGTTCTTCACGCCGCCGCAGAAGGAGGCCATTCCACTCGTCGACGAGGGGGAGAACACGCTGGTCTGTGCGCCGACGGGAAGCGGGAAGACGATGGCCAGCTTCGCGGCCATCTACAACGACCTCTTCGGCCGCGCGAAGACCGACGACCTCGACAACTCCGTCTACTGCCTCTACCTCTCGCCGCTGAAGTCGCTCGCGAACGACATCCACCGGAACCTCGCCGAACCCATCGACGCCATCACCGACAAGCTCGACGCGAACGGTCACGCCGACGTGGACCTCCGGCACGCCATCCGCCACGGCGACACCTCCGACAGCGACCGGCAGAAGATGCTGGAGACGACACCCCACATCCTGAACACGACGCCGGAGACGCTGGCCATCCTGCTGAACTCGCCGAAGTTCAAGCGGAAGCTGGAGACCGTCGAGTACGTCATCGTCGACGAGATCCACTCGCTGGCCGACAACAAGCGCGGCACCCACATGGCCGTCTCGCTGGAGCGACTGGAGGCGATGGCCGAGGAGTCACCGACCCGCATCGGCTGTTCGGCGACTGTCGAGCCGCTGTCGAAGATGGCTGAGTTCCTGGTGGGCTGTGAGACGCCCGGCGACCCGGACGCGGACGGGGGTACCGACGAGGACGGGACCGCGGGCGAGGACGAGGGCGCCGGCCGTGCGCCCGAGTTCCGCGACTACGAACTCGTCGACGCGCGGTTCGTCCGCGACTTCGACATCGAACTCCACTGTCCCACCGACGACCTCATCGACACACACCCGTCGGTCGTCAACGACCGGTTCTACGACCAGCTCCACGAGTGGATACAGGGAGCGACCAACACGCTCGTGTTCACGAACACGCGGTCGGGCGCCGAGCGCGTGCTCCACAACCTGCGCGAGAACTACGACGGTTACGACGAGAGCAACTCGGGCTGCCACCACGGCTCGCTCTCGAAGGACGAGCGCGAGCGTGTCGAGGGGCTGCTCAAGTCCGGCGACGTGGACGTGGTCACCACGAGCACCTCGCTGGAACTCGGCATCGACATGCCCCACATCGACCTCGTGGTGCAGGTCGGCTCGCCCAAATCGGTCGCGTCGCTGCTCCAGCGCGTCGGCCGCGCGGGGCACCAGCTCGGCGAGACCGTCACCGGCCGCGTCGTGGCGCTGGACCGCGACGAACTCGTCGAGTGTGCGGTGATGCTCAAGAAGGCCGAGGAGGGGTTCGTCGACAGGGTGTTCGTCCCGGAGGACGCCCAGGACGTGGCCGCCCAGCAGGTGTACGGGATGGCCATCAACGGGCCACGCCCGGAGGCCGAGGTGCGCGAGATTCTCACGAGCGCGTACCCGTATCGGAACCTCTCGGACGCCGCGTTCGAGCAGCTGTTCCGGTATCTCACGGCGGATTACGAGGGCCTGGAGGCGAAGAACGTCTACGCGAAGGTGTGGCGCGACACGAACGATGCGCCCGGCGGCGAGCACCACTACGAGGCGTACGCGCCGGGCACGCCACTCGTGGGCAAGCGGGGCCGGATGGCACGGGTCATCTACATGACCAACATCGGGACCATCCCGGACTCCTTTACCTGCGACGTGTTCGTCCGCGGTGGCGACGAGTGGGTCGGGCAGCTGGACGAGTCGTACCTCGACACCCTCGAATCCGGCGACGTGTTCGTCCTCGGCGGGTCGAACTACGAGTACGCCTACCGGCGCGGGTCGAAGGTGTACGTCGACCCGACGGGCGCGCGGCCGACGGTCCCCTCCTGGTTCTCCGAGCGCCTGCCGCTCTCGTACGACCTCGGGCGGGAGATTCTGGGGTTCCAGCGCGACCTGCTGGAGCGCCTGGCCGACGGCGGCCCGGCCGCGGTCCGCAACTGGCTTCGGGAGTTCCCCCTCGACGAACACTCGGTGCGTGCGGTGACACGGATGTTCGATGAGCAGGTACGGTACGCGGGCATCGAGAGCGTCGCGACCGACGACCGGCTCGTCGTCGAGGAGGAGCTCGACCACGACGAGTACGAGCGCCACTACTACGTCCACTCGAACTACGGCCGTCGATTCAACGACGGCTTCTCGCGGCTGCTGGCCTACCGCTGTGCGCAGGCGGCCAACGCCAACGTGCAGGTCGCGGTGGCGGACAACGGCTTCACGCTGTCGATGCCGCTCAACCGGAAGGTGGACGTGACGGGCGTGCTCGAGTCCATCGCCCCGGAGGAGGCCCGGGCTGACCTCCGTGCCGCGCTCGACGGGACGGACCTGCTCAAGCGCTACTTCCGCATCAACGCCACCCGGTCGCTGATGATACTCAAGCGGTACAAGGGGTACGAGAAGTCGGCCGCACAGCAGCAGGTCTCGAGTGAGATGCTGCTGTCCTTCGCCCAGAATCTCGAGGATTTCGCTGTAATCGAGGAGACCTATCGCGAGATCCTCGAAGACAAACTCAATCTGGCGGGTATCGAGGATGTCCTCGGGGACATCCAGCACGGCGCGGTCGATGTGGTCCACCACACGGTCGAGACGCCGACACCGCGGGCGTTCGGACTGGCCACGCTGATGGCCAGCGACGTGGTGCTTGCCGAGGACGAGTCGGCGGTTCTCCAGGAGTTCCACCGGCGGGTGCTGGACGCTATCGACGAGTCCGAGACCGAGGGTGACGGAGCGGTCGTCGAGAGCGACGATTAG
- a CDS encoding RsmB/NOP family class I SAM-dependent RNA methyltransferase has translation MTDGIDDPGDVLGRYEPLVDDVEAFRAACARPLPAVVRVNEIKATPDEVRAGFEEEGIAYETVDWHDGLLRLPDGDPGHSWAYVHGWVYGQEEVSAVPALVLDPEPGERVFDPCAAPGSKTTQLSALMEDTGLLVANDSNLGRLSALRSNAERCGVSNVAVTNADARNFSLKPFSEGDEDDPFDRALVDVPCSCEGTIRKNPDTLAGWTLDHVEGVAGVQKGILERAIEMTAPGGTVVYSTCTFAPEENEAVLDHALRNSDCELVEVDLPLESRPGVTEWEGEEYDPAVERARRIYPHHNDTGGFFCAKLEVTT, from the coding sequence ATGACCGACGGTATCGACGACCCCGGGGACGTCCTCGGCCGTTACGAGCCCCTCGTGGACGATGTCGAGGCGTTCCGCGCGGCGTGTGCCCGGCCGCTCCCGGCGGTCGTCAGAGTGAACGAGATCAAGGCCACGCCCGACGAGGTCCGGGCCGGCTTCGAGGAGGAGGGTATCGCCTACGAAACTGTCGACTGGCACGACGGGCTCCTCCGACTCCCGGACGGCGACCCCGGCCACTCGTGGGCGTACGTCCACGGCTGGGTGTACGGGCAGGAGGAGGTCTCGGCCGTGCCGGCACTCGTCCTCGACCCGGAGCCCGGCGAGCGGGTGTTCGACCCCTGCGCGGCGCCCGGGAGCAAGACCACGCAGCTGTCGGCGCTGATGGAGGATACGGGCCTGCTGGTCGCCAACGACTCGAACCTCGGGCGGCTCTCGGCGCTGCGCTCGAACGCCGAGCGCTGCGGCGTCTCGAACGTCGCCGTCACGAACGCCGACGCCCGGAACTTCTCGCTGAAACCGTTCTCCGAGGGCGACGAGGACGACCCCTTCGACCGCGCCCTCGTCGACGTGCCCTGCTCCTGTGAGGGCACCATCCGGAAGAACCCGGACACGCTGGCCGGGTGGACCCTCGACCACGTCGAGGGCGTGGCCGGCGTCCAGAAGGGCATCCTCGAACGTGCCATCGAGATGACGGCCCCCGGCGGCACGGTGGTCTACTCCACCTGTACGTTCGCCCCCGAGGAGAACGAGGCCGTCCTCGACCACGCACTCCGGAACAGCGACTGTGAACTGGTCGAGGTCGACCTGCCGCTCGAATCGCGCCCCGGCGTCACCGAGTGGGAGGGTGAGGAGTACGACCCGGCCGTCGAACGCGCGCGCCGCATCTACCCGCACCACAACGACACGGGCGGGTTCTTCTGTGCCAAACTGGAGGTGACGACATGA
- a CDS encoding DUF7122 family protein, translating into MSDDGAAGDDAPAENQPHQFERLPATAAERDVPERATREGVVEFWAERYGVDPSVWEGYTFWEKGAGKVWAFADDLPSPVEVEALGMTFLRTGGEHWKPTTDAVQRFGRHATADDTVIDLSREQATRFLAGEDQELDWDGDWGYLVVRHEYGGGSVTGAVPDRADGPRPEPIGVGLFLHGELRSQVPKGRRREL; encoded by the coding sequence ATGAGCGACGACGGCGCGGCTGGTGATGACGCGCCCGCGGAGAACCAGCCCCACCAGTTCGAGCGCCTCCCCGCGACCGCTGCCGAGCGAGACGTGCCCGAGCGCGCCACGCGGGAGGGCGTCGTGGAGTTCTGGGCGGAGCGCTACGGCGTCGACCCGTCTGTCTGGGAGGGCTACACCTTCTGGGAGAAGGGTGCGGGCAAGGTCTGGGCGTTCGCGGACGACCTCCCCTCACCCGTCGAGGTGGAGGCGCTCGGGATGACGTTCCTCCGGACCGGCGGCGAGCACTGGAAGCCGACGACAGACGCCGTCCAGCGCTTCGGCCGCCACGCGACGGCCGACGACACGGTCATCGACCTCTCCCGGGAGCAGGCGACCCGGTTCCTCGCCGGCGAGGACCAGGAACTCGACTGGGACGGGGACTGGGGCTACCTCGTCGTGCGCCACGAGTACGGTGGCGGGTCCGTGACTGGAGCGGTGCCGGACCGGGCCGACGGCCCCCGCCCGGAACCGATCGGCGTGGGGCTGTTCCTGCACGGCGAGTTGCGCTCGCAGGTGCCGAAGGGACGACGGCGGGAGCTCTGA
- a CDS encoding DUF5995 family protein yields MQPDTRPRRAWRKQATAVGKRVREGRPGTSGGSAGDQEVLDLVAEPYDSVAESERRLTDLQRVFATREDDRAVFLAVYARTTEAVAARIERDEFEDPDWVADYLVAFANRYRQAAHDYERGDLAAVADPWQLAFDSAAAPDSLVIQDALLGVNAHINYDLAFALADVGIEADRTAKLEDHRAVTDVLRTIVDDIQDLLAEAYAPGLEHVDESMGRADERLAIFTIDECRSSAWRNAVGLCSRFRVRRWVARRVTHATATGAAYLLLSTRASDTVHETLEAVEDGEQATDR; encoded by the coding sequence ATGCAGCCGGACACTCGCCCGCGTCGGGCGTGGCGCAAACAGGCCACGGCCGTGGGCAAGCGCGTCCGTGAGGGGCGCCCGGGGACGAGCGGCGGGTCAGCGGGGGACCAGGAGGTTCTGGACCTGGTGGCGGAGCCGTACGACTCCGTCGCGGAGTCGGAGCGCCGCCTCACCGACCTACAGCGCGTCTTCGCGACCCGTGAGGACGACCGCGCGGTCTTCCTCGCCGTGTACGCTCGGACGACGGAAGCCGTCGCGGCCCGCATCGAGCGCGACGAGTTCGAGGACCCGGACTGGGTGGCCGACTACCTCGTCGCGTTCGCGAACCGGTATCGCCAGGCCGCCCACGACTACGAGCGTGGAGACCTGGCGGCCGTCGCCGACCCGTGGCAGCTCGCCTTCGACTCCGCCGCCGCACCCGACTCACTCGTCATCCAGGACGCACTGCTGGGTGTGAACGCTCACATCAACTACGACCTCGCGTTCGCGCTCGCCGACGTGGGCATCGAGGCCGACCGGACCGCGAAACTCGAGGACCACCGCGCCGTGACGGACGTCCTCCGGACCATCGTCGACGACATCCAGGACCTCCTCGCCGAGGCGTACGCCCCGGGTCTCGAACACGTGGACGAGTCGATGGGCCGGGCCGACGAGCGACTCGCCATCTTCACCATCGACGAGTGCCGGTCCAGCGCCTGGCGCAACGCCGTCGGCCTCTGTTCCCGGTTCCGGGTCCGCCGCTGGGTCGCACGACGGGTCACCCACGCCACCGCGACCGGGGCGGCGTACCTCCTGCTGAGCACGCGTGCGAGCGACACGGTCCACGAGACGCTGGAGGCGGTCGAGGACGGAGAGCAGGCCACCGACAGATAG
- a CDS encoding DUF790 family protein — MLTKDLLRVSRAGGGYHPRFVGDDADARALAARVIGVYQGHVDEERAALDAALTDLERSASDFKLVRGFAKLLEREATFETRAPVEPRRARAAAFEAAEAEGVVTEGERESALVRAAERLDAAPGAVADSLYADLESRQVLATFDSRYDPESLVTQYDLSLAQTALFDAVEVRVRSVEPKELVSAVKRLRLMYEVRRVDAGERDAGPGDREVVVTGPSAPFSRSRRYGTRFARLLRTVAAAPEWRLEATVDDRGTERQLVLTDADVSVPGTEPVVEPTYDSGVERDFATRFASLDLDWELAREPEPLASGAHVVIPDFAFDYRHADFRVFFEIMGFWTPEYVEKKLSRLETLEDVTMLVAVDESLGVGEAVAELTDGAIPYRDSVRVKDVVDALRRYEDDLVADAAADLPDELVPEDDAITLEHLAERHGVGADAVETKAFPEHERVGRTLVRPAVLAAVGDRVEAGMALDDAERVLDEYGLDDTSTVLSRLGYRVEWEGLSGGTVREK; from the coding sequence ATGCTGACGAAGGACCTGCTCCGTGTCTCGCGAGCCGGGGGCGGCTATCACCCCCGGTTCGTCGGCGACGACGCCGACGCCCGGGCGCTGGCGGCTCGTGTCATCGGGGTCTACCAGGGACACGTCGACGAGGAGCGAGCGGCGCTGGACGCGGCGCTGACGGACCTGGAGCGGTCGGCGAGCGACTTCAAACTCGTGCGTGGCTTCGCGAAGCTCCTGGAGCGTGAGGCGACCTTCGAGACGCGAGCGCCAGTCGAGCCGCGCCGCGCTCGGGCAGCCGCCTTCGAGGCTGCGGAGGCGGAGGGTGTCGTCACCGAGGGCGAGCGTGAGAGCGCACTCGTGCGGGCGGCCGAGAGGCTCGACGCTGCACCCGGCGCCGTGGCCGACTCGCTGTATGCCGACCTCGAATCCCGGCAGGTCCTCGCGACGTTCGACTCGCGCTACGACCCCGAATCCCTCGTCACACAGTACGACCTCTCGCTGGCACAGACCGCGCTGTTCGACGCCGTCGAGGTGCGGGTGCGCTCGGTCGAGCCGAAGGAACTCGTCTCCGCGGTCAAGCGCCTCCGGCTGATGTACGAGGTGCGCCGCGTCGATGCAGGCGAGCGCGACGCCGGCCCGGGCGACCGCGAGGTGGTCGTCACTGGTCCGAGCGCCCCCTTCTCGCGCTCGCGCCGCTACGGCACCCGGTTCGCCCGCCTCCTGCGGACGGTCGCGGCAGCGCCCGAGTGGCGCCTCGAGGCGACCGTCGACGACCGCGGCACCGAGCGTCAACTGGTACTGACCGACGCGGACGTCTCGGTGCCGGGGACCGAGCCCGTCGTCGAACCGACGTACGATTCTGGCGTCGAGCGCGACTTCGCCACCCGGTTCGCGTCGCTCGACCTCGACTGGGAGCTGGCCCGCGAGCCAGAACCGCTCGCCAGCGGTGCACACGTCGTCATCCCGGACTTCGCGTTCGACTACCGGCACGCGGACTTCCGCGTCTTCTTCGAGATCATGGGCTTCTGGACCCCGGAGTACGTCGAGAAGAAGCTCTCGCGGCTCGAGACGCTGGAGGACGTGACGATGCTGGTCGCGGTCGACGAGTCGCTCGGCGTCGGCGAGGCGGTCGCGGAGCTGACCGACGGCGCCATCCCCTACCGCGACAGCGTCCGGGTGAAGGACGTGGTCGATGCCCTCCGACGGTACGAGGACGACCTCGTGGCGGACGCGGCTGCGGACCTGCCCGATGAACTGGTACCTGAGGACGACGCCATCACGCTCGAACACCTCGCCGAACGCCACGGCGTTGGGGCAGACGCGGTCGAGACGAAGGCGTTCCCCGAGCACGAGCGTGTCGGCCGGACGCTCGTCCGGCCCGCGGTGCTGGCGGCCGTCGGTGACCGTGTCGAAGCGGGGATGGCCCTCGACGACGCTGAGCGCGTGCTCGACGAGTACGGCCTGGACGACACGAGTACGGTGCTCTCGCGGCTAGGCTACCGCGTCGAGTGGGAGGGGCTCTCCGGCGGCACCGTCCGGGAGAAGTGA
- a CDS encoding pyridoxamine 5'-phosphate oxidase family protein produces the protein MNQDGASLDRDRLQRAVHDSPAAEVATAAGDRPRTYPLTPFYDPDRESVVVTSPPAYAGKVDTVRENPRLSVLFYGAEEPFVLYGRGTVHDDDLEANAEYVQDLIRAEPPSEKREGFTKTSSLLDSRVGRFLFGWYALRLVVEVEPVRVEPLANATAGSLPAWPEQGVDAGEAASYDRLALTVVDADGWPTTRTVRDVEHRGADAVVLDTPLAVEDGQPASLLCHWHTPDLSKLGQRLFRGRVSTAEGGTRVRFEPGSSTSMRNATRLDRLRFIWTGKRRTRAYFRQQDGPEE, from the coding sequence ATGAACCAGGACGGCGCGAGCCTCGACCGCGACCGCCTGCAGCGGGCCGTCCACGACTCCCCGGCGGCCGAGGTGGCGACGGCGGCCGGCGACCGGCCCCGAACTTACCCACTGACACCGTTCTACGACCCGGACCGCGAGTCCGTGGTCGTCACCTCCCCGCCGGCGTACGCGGGCAAGGTCGACACCGTCCGTGAGAACCCCAGGCTGTCGGTCCTGTTCTACGGCGCCGAGGAGCCGTTCGTGCTGTACGGGCGTGGCACCGTCCACGACGACGACCTGGAGGCGAACGCGGAGTACGTCCAGGACCTCATCCGGGCCGAGCCCCCGTCGGAGAAGCGCGAGGGGTTCACGAAGACCTCGTCGTTGCTCGACTCCCGCGTCGGGCGGTTCCTCTTCGGCTGGTACGCGCTGCGGCTGGTCGTGGAGGTGGAGCCGGTACGCGTCGAACCACTCGCGAACGCGACGGCCGGCTCGTTACCGGCCTGGCCCGAGCAGGGCGTCGACGCCGGGGAGGCCGCATCCTACGACCGCCTCGCGCTCACCGTCGTCGACGCGGACGGCTGGCCGACGACCCGGACGGTCCGCGATGTCGAGCACCGTGGCGCGGACGCCGTGGTGCTGGACACACCCCTCGCCGTCGAGGACGGTCAGCCCGCGTCCCTCCTCTGCCACTGGCACACGCCGGACCTGTCGAAACTCGGGCAGCGGCTCTTCCGGGGGCGCGTCTCAACCGCCGAGGGGGGGACCCGCGTCCGATTCGAACCCGGCAGCTCAACATCGATGCGGAACGCGACACGGCTGGACCGCCTGAGGTTCATCTGGACCGGGAAGCGCCGGACGCGAGCCTACTTCCGGCAGCAGGATGGCCCCGAAGAGTGA